From Candidatus Doudnabacteria bacterium, a single genomic window includes:
- the rpsP gene encoding 30S ribosomal protein S16 produces the protein MLTIRLQRTGTKNKADFRIVLAQAHRSASKKVLEVLGHYNPRSKNFGIKDPERLNYWIAQHVQISPTVHNLFVEKKLVTSKKVKAWQPKKKAGASAVVSEAAAPAEPAKVESPA, from the coding sequence ATGTTAACAATACGATTACAACGTACAGGGACCAAGAACAAAGCCGACTTCCGGATCGTTTTGGCGCAGGCTCACCGCAGCGCGTCCAAAAAAGTTTTGGAAGTTTTGGGGCACTATAATCCGCGCAGCAAGAACTTCGGCATCAAAGACCCGGAACGGCTGAACTATTGGATCGCCCAGCATGTCCAGATTTCTCCGACAGTCCACAATTTATTCGTAGAGAAAAAATTGGTAACCAGCAAGAAGGTTAAAGCCTGGCAGCCCAAGAAAAAAGCGGGTGCTTCCGCTGTGGTGAGTGAGGCTGCTGCGCCGGCAGAACCTGCTAAGGTTGAATCCCCAGCGTAG
- a CDS encoding KH domain-containing protein, translated as MAQEQDQEFVEYLVRALVDHPEDVKTERTVDEMGVLITLHLHPEDMGQVIGRQGQTAKSIRTLLRVVGAKRKSRVNLKIHEPEGSKRPMGRDSRDTEGRESKDTDKELATDIDEFKL; from the coding sequence ATGGCACAAGAACAAGACCAGGAATTTGTTGAATATCTCGTGCGCGCTCTGGTTGATCATCCCGAAGATGTGAAAACCGAACGGACAGTGGACGAGATGGGGGTGTTGATCACCCTGCACCTGCACCCGGAAGATATGGGTCAGGTGATCGGCCGGCAAGGCCAGACCGCCAAATCCATTCGCACATTACTGCGGGTGGTCGGGGCAAAAAGAAAGTCTCGCGTGAATCTGAAGATCCACGAACCGGAAGGTTCGAAGCGGCCGATGGGCCGGGATTCGAGAGATACGGAAGGTCGGGAGTCAAAAGATACGGATAAAGAATTGGCAACCGACATCGACGAGTTTAAACTCTAA